A segment of the Candidatus Binataceae bacterium genome:
ATACGGCGTGGTCAACGTGCCGGGCGGCGCAGCCCTGATGGTGGTGGCGGGCCTGATGTCGGGCCTGCTCGGGATCGGTTCGGGCGCGCTCAAGGTGATGGCGATGGATTACGTGATGCACATCCCGCTCAAGGTCTCGAGCGCGACCAGCAACTTCATGATCGGAGTGACCGCGGGCGCGGGCGCGCTGGTCTTCCTCGCGCGCGGCGACGTCGCCACGGTGATCGCTGCGCCGGTCGCGCTGGGAGTCACCGCCGGAGCGCTCACCGGCAGCCGGGTGCTGCCGCACGTCAACGTCCAGGCCCTGCGCAATCTGTTCGTGATAATACTGGTTCTGATCGCCGTCGAGATGGGATGGCGCGCGCTGAGCGGATTCTAGATGAACAACACCACGGCCGACGAAGAACGAATTCTGCGGGTCTGGACCCCGATCATCCTGCGCACCATCCTGGTGGCCGCAATCGCAATCCTGCTGGTCGGCCTGTTGAGCACCGCATGGCAGTCTCCCGGCTACTATATCGAGCGGTTCCATCGTTTGCAGAAGTACGGGCACCCGCAATATCGCGACACCATCGTTACGCTCGTCGCCGCCTCGCTCAAAGGAGAGCCGCGGC
Coding sequences within it:
- a CDS encoding DUF1634 domain-containing protein translates to MNNTTADEERILRVWTPIILRTILVAAIAILLVGLLSTAWQSPGYYIERFHRLQKYGHPQYRDTIVTLVAASLKGEPRPIMTLGLMVLTLVPLARVAFCFLLFLKERDFTYVAFTAYVLIGLV